TCTTTTAAAGAAAATATTGTTCGTGGCCAATACGGCCAGGGAGAAGTCGAAGGTAAGAAAGTAGTGGGTTATAGGGAAGAAGACAGAGTATCCCCTAAGTCCAATACGGATACTTTTATAGCACTTAAGACTTATATTGATAATTTTCGATGGGGAGGAGTACCAATATATATAAGGGCAGGAAAAAGGATGAACAATAAAAGTACTGAGATAGTTATTCAGTTTAAAAAACTTCCGGGAATTAATTATTATAAGGAGTTTAATAACATTCCTCATAATCTTTTAGTTTTAAAAATTCAGCCAGAAGAGGGATTTTTCTTTCAGATAAATGCAAAGAAGCCTGGTAGTGAATTTAAGATGGAAAAGGTTCAATTAGATTATTGTCAAAGCTGTAGGTGTTTAAATGATTCACCTGAGGCCTACGAGAGGCTAATACTTGAGGCAATTAGAAATAACTCATCACTATTTACTAGATGGGATGAACTTCAATACTCTTGGGAATTTATTGAAAGCATTGAAAAACAATATGAAAATAATATACCTACGTGTCCCAATTATCCAGCAGGAACTGCAGGTCCTAAGGAAGCAATAGACTTAATTGAAAGTGATGGAAGACAGTGGTGGAATACTGCGTCTGATTAAGGAGTGTAAATATGATTATATATGATATCTCAATGACTATTGAAAAAAGTATGGGAGTTTACAAGAATATAGAAGAAAAAAGACCAGTAATTAAATTCGAGAGGAAAATTCCAAAGGATAGCATTAATGAATCTAGCATGTATATGAACTTGCATACAGGAACTCATATTGATGCCCCATATCACGTAGATGATATGGGAGCTACTATTGAATCTATTGATTTAAATAAATTGATTACAAAGTGTAGAGTATTAGATCTAACAAAGATAGTAGATGGTATAACAAAAGAGGATCTTGTGGATAAAAACATTACATCTGGTGAATTCTTATTACTTAAAACTAGAAATTCCTTTTCAGAAGAATTTCAGTTCGATTTTGTTTTTCTTAAAAAAAGCGGCGCAGAGTATTTAGCGGAGAAAAAAGTAATTGGAGTAGCAATAGATTCCTTTGGAATAGAGAGAGCTCAGCCAGAGCATGAAACCCATAAAATCCTTTTTAGTAGTGGAATAACTATCATAGAAGGAGTTAGACTAAAAGAAATAAAAGAGGATGAATACTTCATGTGTGCGTTGCCACTTAAAATTAAAGGAGTGGATGGTGCTCCTGCTAGGATTGTTTTAATAAAAGACATGATATAATAATCCTACACTTTTATGTTATAATAATGTCTGTAATAAGAATATATTGTAAATAAACGTTTACAATTTAATGAGGTGAAGGTAATGAACGTAAAAAAAAGAATTGAAGAGTTAAGAAATGAAATGAGAGAAAGAGGCATAGATGCTTGCATTGTCCCTAGTTCAGATCCACATCAAAGTGAATACGTAGCAGAGCACTATACTGCTAGAACTTTTATAACAGGATTCACTGGTTCTGCTGGTACCGCAATTATAACTTTAAGTGAGGCCGGTTTATGGACAGATGGAAGATACTTTATACAAGCAGAAAATCAATTAAGAGATACAGGAGTAACACTATTTAGAATGGGAGAGAGTGGCATTCCAACTGTTGAGGCATTTTTGAAGCAAAATCTTAATAAGGGAGCAAAGATTGCTTTTGATGGTAAGGTTATTTCAGTAGAGTATTTTAGAGGCCTGGAAAAGGCTTTAGAAAGTAGTGAATTTACCTATGAGGTTAATGAAGATTTAATAGATATAATATGGAAAGATAGACCTCAAAGACCTTGTAGTCAGGTAGTTTTGCATGATGTAGCGTTTGCAGGAGAGTCTAGGGAATCAAAACTTGCTAAGGTAGTTCTTGAAATGAAGACTATGGGAGCAGACTACTATGTTATATCGGGCCTTGATGACATAGCATGGTTATTAAACATTAGAGCAAGAGATGTAAAATGCAATCCACTAACTATAGCTTATGCAGTGATTTCAGAGGAAAAATATTATCTATTTATAGATGATAAAAAAATTAATTCGGTTGTTAGAGCAGAGCTTGAAAAGGCTAATGTAGAAATAATGCCTTACGATAGTATAGGGGAATTTTTAAAAGAAATTCAAGCGGAAGCAATATTACTTGATGCAGCAAGAACTAGCACTTGGATATACAGCGCTATAAAGATTAAAATTATAGAGGCTATGGATATAACTACAAGATTTAAGGCTATAAAGAATGATATTCAAATTGAAAATGTTAGAAGTGCAATGGTACGCGATGGTGTGGCTATGGTTAAATTTATTAGCTGGTTAAAGAGAACCATAAAAACACGTAATATTACAGAAATAGAAGCATCAGATAAAATTGAAGAAATAAGAAGAGTAGGAGAAAATTACTATGATTTAAGCTTTGCATCAATTTCAGCTTACAGAGCAAATGCTTCAATGCCTCACTACTCTGCTACGCAAAAAGATCAGGCGACTATTATGCAAGAGAGCCTTTATTTATTAGATTCAGGCGCACAATACTTGGATGGAACAACAGACATTACAAGAACGATAGCCGTAGGTCCATTAACTGATGAAGAAAAAACAGATTTCACCTTAGTATTAAGAGGGATGATTGATTTAACATTGCAGAAATTTTTACATGGAACTACTGGTTCAAATTTAGATATTATAGCTAGAATTCCACTTTGGAATGCTGGAATGGATTATAAGCATGGAACAGGACATGGAGTAGGTTTCTTCTTAAATGTTCATGAAGGCCCACATAGAATATCTGTGGTTCCAAATACTATTAAGCTTGAAAAAGGAATGGTAGTGTCTAACGAACCAGGAGTTTATAAGGCAGGAAAGCATGGTATAAGAATAGAAAACTTAGTTGTTGTTCAAGAAATTGAAAACACTTTATATGGTGGACAATTTATGAAGTTTGAGACCTTAACACTATGCCCTATAGACTTAGAAGTTATAGATGTTTCACTATTAACACTTGAAGAAAAAAACTGGTTAAACAATTATCACAAAACTGTATTTGAAAAACTTTCTACCTATTTAAAGGGAGAGGAACTAGAGTACTTAAAGCAGGCAACGGTGGAAATATAGATATAAGGTTTATAAATTAACAAAGGTTAAATGGCTGTCTCAAAATGATTAAAAAATCATTTTGAGACAGCCATTTTCTTTATTTTTATTTATAAAATCTATATCTTGAAGATAATCCACTTTTAACAACTGTTTTTATTAACGCTTATTCTTTTTAAAGATTTTTAAAAATACATATGCTATTATTGGTGGTAAAAAGAACATCCATACGGGAACTCTGGGTCCAGAAGTATTCATAACCATTTTAACACCCATTGCTGAGGTTACTCCAATAAATAAACCTAAGATTAAAAACTTTGATTTACCAAGCTTATTTAGTATATTTTTCATTTCGCATTTAACTCATTTATCAGATAATAATTTCAATATATGTATTTCTGATAAAATTCTCCTTTCTGTATAATTAGATTATATTAATTCTAGATATATAACTAAAATTCCTTCTTTTTTAAAAAAAATACCACAAATTTCGACTGTTTTTATAAAATAAATATTTTCCTGAAATTGGATATATGGCCGTAACCCTTTAAACAAGCCATATTATCTTGTCAATAGTGATGCTATAGCATAAAACTTAAGGAATGGTAGGAAATCATAGCATTCGAGCTTTTATTACAGTAGATTACTTGAAGTGCTAAATTTCGAACCTTTTAAATATTCTAAATTTTCAATATAGTATGTATTATATTATTTCTTATCCCCACCATATTATTACCTATAAATTATTTTATAACTCTATCATTAAAGAACACAAATTTTATAAAGGAGATAGCCAAGCCATATATTACAGCAAACTTTATTACTAAAATGAAATAATCCAAACAAAACAAAAGATGAATTTAAGAGAGGGGAAAATATTATGAATATTTGGAAGAAAAAATCCCTAGAGCAGATGTTACATTCCGCCGAAAAATCTGATTTGAAAAAGAATCTCACAGCAGTTGACCTTGCAGCACTTGGAATAGGTGCAGTTGTTGGTACAGGAATTTTTGTTTCAACAGGTGTCGGTGCTCATTTAGCAGGACCTGCGGTTGTTTTATCATTTATTGTAGCAGCAATAGTAAGTGGACTTTGTGCTCTTTCCTATGCTGAGCTTGCTACAATGTTTCCAGTTGCAGGTAGTACTTATTCATATTCATATGTTGCTTTTGGTGAAATAGTAGCCTGGACTATAGGTTGGGATTTAATGCTTGAGTATTTAGTTTCGTCAGCTGCAGTTGCATCGGGGTGGTCAGGAACCTTCGTAGGGCTATTAAAATCTGCAGGAGTTAATATGCCTTTAGCGATAACTAGAACACCCATGGCAGGTGGAATTGTTGACTTACCAGCTGTTGCAATAGTGGTGTTTGTAACCTGGATATTATTTGAAGGTATTAAAGAAAGTAAAAAGCTGAACAACATAATCGTTTTGATAAAAGTTGGAGTAATTATTTTATTTATAGTACTTGGCGTATTTCATGTTAGTGTAGCTAATTATAAACCATTTGCTCCTTTTGGATGGAAGGGCGTTATGGCAGGTGCTTCAATTATATTCTTTGCTTTTATTGGTTTTGATGCAGTTTCAACTGCTGCAGAAGAAACTATAAATCCAAAGAGAGATGTACCTAGAGGACTTGCTATTTGCCTAGGAGTGGTGATTCTACTTTACGTTACAGTTGCAGTTGTTATAACGGGCATGGTTCCATATAATGAAATAAGTCAGAACAATGCTGTTCCGGGTGCATTGCAAAGGTTTGGAATTACCTGGGGAGCTGCTTTGGTTGGAACTGGTGCGGTGGTAGGTATGATATCAACACTGATTGTGATGCTTTATGGACAGATAAGAATATTTATGGTTATGTCAAGAGATGGGCTATTGCCAAAGGTGTTCTCGCACATACACCCAGTTCATCAAACACCTAATCGTTGTACATTAATCACTGGTTCTTTAGCGGCGGTAATGGCAGGATTTTTACCCTTAGATCTTATAATACAACTATGTAATATAGGTACATTATTTGCCTTCGTTCTTGTTTCTATAGGTGTTATAGTTCTTAGAAAAACTATGCCAAATGTTGAAAGAAAGTTTAAATGCCCATGGGTACCACTTGTACCTATCCTTACTACATTGGCATGTGTTTACTTAATGTCAGCATTACCTGCAATAACATGGATTAGCTTTGTAATTTGGTTATTAATTGGATTACTAATTTATTTATTGTATGGTAAGAATCATAGTGAACTTCAAAAGGAGGAACTAATATAACAAAATAACATAAAGTTTTAAAGTTAAAAAGGGGCTGCCTCTTCAAATGATTAAAAATCATTTGAAGAGGCAGCCCTTTTTCCTTACTAATTTTTATGGATATGAACATTAAGTTGTGGGTAAAATATTTAGGCGCATGAAATAGATTACCATACTGACTTGTTATTTATTTAAATGAGACTTAGAGTAATAAATAGGAGAGGTGATTATGATGGGAAAAATAATAGCTTACGTTACAATGCCACATCCCCCTATAATAATTCCAGAGGTGGGGCGTGGAGAAGAAAAGAAGATAAAAAATACATATGATGCTTGCGCGCGCATTGGGAAGGAAATAGCAGAGTTAAAACCAGAGGTAATAATAGTAGTTACGCCGCATGGTACTATGTTTTCAGATGCCATAGCACTTTCTTTTGAAAATTCTATTTCAGGAAGTTTAAAGCAATTTGGTGCGTTAAAAGTTTCTATGAATTTTGAAATAGATATGAAACTTACAGAGAAAATAATCGATAAGGCGAACAAAAATAATATACCAACAGCCAAAGTAACATCAAGCTTTCTTAAAAAGTATGGTAGAGAATATGAACTAGATCATGGTACCATAGTTCCACTGTATTTTGTTGTAAATAAATATGATTCTTTTAAGCTTGTTCATATTACATATGGAGGGCTTAGTCCTATACAATTATATAAATTTGGTAAAATCATCAAGGAGGCAGTAGAGGAAAGTAATGAAAATGCTGTGTTTATTGGAAGTGGTGATCTTTCTCATCATCTTAAAGATGAAGGCCCTTATGATTATAATCCCTTTGGAGAAAAGTTTGATGCAGAAATAATAAGTCTATTAACAAAGGGCGATGTAGCAGGAGTATTTAATATAAATTCTGAAATGGTTGAAAACGCTGGAGAATGTGGTTTAAGGTCCTATTATATGATGCTTGGAGCGATGGAGGGTAATGAAATAAAGGGAGAACTTCTTTCCTATGAAGGCACCTTCGGAGTTGGATATGCAGTAATTAAATTTGAACTTAAAAAAAATGACAGAGACATATTATCAGAAATCATGGTGGGAAAAAGAAAAAAATACATGGAAAGAGTAAATAATGAAGATGTCTATGTTAGGCTTGCTAGGGAAAGTCTTACTCATTATTTAATAGAGGGCGATTTCATGGATGAGCCGAGCTATGTAACAGAGGAAATGACAAATAATAAAAGAGGGGTATTTGTATCTCTTAAAAAATTTGGACAGCTAAGGGGCTGCATAGGTACCATTTTTCCTGTAACAGACAGTATTGCTAGTGAAATAATGCGAAATGCCATTGAAGCAGGAGAGGAAGACCCAAGGTTTAGTCCAGTGTCCGAGGGAGAGCTTGAGGATATTGTGTTTTCTGTAGATGTTTTAACTGAGCCAATACCAGCTTTAAAAGAAGAATTAGATCCCAAAAAATATGGGGTAGTTGTACGAAGTGGAAGAAAGAGTGGACTTCTATTACCGGACCTTGAGGGTGTGAATACCATAGAGGAACAGATAAGCATTGTGCTAAACAAAGC
This DNA window, taken from Clostridium estertheticum, encodes the following:
- a CDS encoding APC family permease, giving the protein MNIWKKKSLEQMLHSAEKSDLKKNLTAVDLAALGIGAVVGTGIFVSTGVGAHLAGPAVVLSFIVAAIVSGLCALSYAELATMFPVAGSTYSYSYVAFGEIVAWTIGWDLMLEYLVSSAAVASGWSGTFVGLLKSAGVNMPLAITRTPMAGGIVDLPAVAIVVFVTWILFEGIKESKKLNNIIVLIKVGVIILFIVLGVFHVSVANYKPFAPFGWKGVMAGASIIFFAFIGFDAVSTAAEETINPKRDVPRGLAICLGVVILLYVTVAVVITGMVPYNEISQNNAVPGALQRFGITWGAALVGTGAVVGMISTLIVMLYGQIRIFMVMSRDGLLPKVFSHIHPVHQTPNRCTLITGSLAAVMAGFLPLDLIIQLCNIGTLFAFVLVSIGVIVLRKTMPNVERKFKCPWVPLVPILTTLACVYLMSALPAITWISFVIWLLIGLLIYLLYGKNHSELQKEELI
- the amrA gene encoding AmmeMemoRadiSam system protein A — protein: MGKIIAYVTMPHPPIIIPEVGRGEEKKIKNTYDACARIGKEIAELKPEVIIVVTPHGTMFSDAIALSFENSISGSLKQFGALKVSMNFEIDMKLTEKIIDKANKNNIPTAKVTSSFLKKYGREYELDHGTIVPLYFVVNKYDSFKLVHITYGGLSPIQLYKFGKIIKEAVEESNENAVFIGSGDLSHHLKDEGPYDYNPFGEKFDAEIISLLTKGDVAGVFNINSEMVENAGECGLRSYYMMLGAMEGNEIKGELLSYEGTFGVGYAVIKFELKKNDRDILSEIMVGKRKKYMERVNNEDVYVRLARESLTHYLIEGDFMDEPSYVTEEMTNNKRGVFVSLKKFGQLRGCIGTIFPVTDSIASEIMRNAIEAGEEDPRFSPVSEGELEDIVFSVDVLTEPIPALKEELDPKKYGVVVRSGRKSGLLLPDLEGVNTIEEQISIVLNKAGISTNEDYSIEKFEVIRHK
- a CDS encoding aminopeptidase P family protein, producing the protein MNVKKRIEELRNEMRERGIDACIVPSSDPHQSEYVAEHYTARTFITGFTGSAGTAIITLSEAGLWTDGRYFIQAENQLRDTGVTLFRMGESGIPTVEAFLKQNLNKGAKIAFDGKVISVEYFRGLEKALESSEFTYEVNEDLIDIIWKDRPQRPCSQVVLHDVAFAGESRESKLAKVVLEMKTMGADYYVISGLDDIAWLLNIRARDVKCNPLTIAYAVISEEKYYLFIDDKKINSVVRAELEKANVEIMPYDSIGEFLKEIQAEAILLDAARTSTWIYSAIKIKIIEAMDITTRFKAIKNDIQIENVRSAMVRDGVAMVKFISWLKRTIKTRNITEIEASDKIEEIRRVGENYYDLSFASISAYRANASMPHYSATQKDQATIMQESLYLLDSGAQYLDGTTDITRTIAVGPLTDEEKTDFTLVLRGMIDLTLQKFLHGTTGSNLDIIARIPLWNAGMDYKHGTGHGVGFFLNVHEGPHRISVVPNTIKLEKGMVVSNEPGVYKAGKHGIRIENLVVVQEIENTLYGGQFMKFETLTLCPIDLEVIDVSLLTLEEKNWLNNYHKTVFEKLSTYLKGEELEYLKQATVEI
- a CDS encoding cyclase family protein; protein product: MIIYDISMTIEKSMGVYKNIEEKRPVIKFERKIPKDSINESSMYMNLHTGTHIDAPYHVDDMGATIESIDLNKLITKCRVLDLTKIVDGITKEDLVDKNITSGEFLLLKTRNSFSEEFQFDFVFLKKSGAEYLAEKKVIGVAIDSFGIERAQPEHETHKILFSSGITIIEGVRLKEIKEDEYFMCALPLKIKGVDGAPARIVLIKDMI